From Priestia aryabhattai, one genomic window encodes:
- a CDS encoding D-alanyl-D-alanine carboxypeptidase family protein — translation MKRSKKSIIYLFIVLLCLSGWPSISSAAGSVSAHSAILMEQKSGRVLYAKNADQVSRIASITKIMTAILAIESGKINKTVTVSHNAVGVEGSSVYLVEGEKIKLKDLVYGLMLRSGNDAAVAIAEAVGGSEDGFVYLMNKKAEEIGMTNTTFQNPHGLDDHENHRSTAHDMALLMRYAMNNKIFKEISGTKVYRMKHPEEKWDRVWKNKNKLLTTLYAYCTGGKTGYTKLAKRTLVTTATKDGMDLIAVTINAPDDWNDHISMYENAFDKYDMTSLAAKGELTDIKDSFYKDQLYIKRNVVYPLTKKEQSSVEVKTTLIQPKKQWKETGKVPNVVGKLDIYRSGETIDSVPIYFEKHAEQQEGFFDRVKRLMFIQSGAKTDG, via the coding sequence ATGAAAAGAAGCAAAAAAAGTATCATCTATCTATTTATTGTATTGCTATGTCTCAGCGGTTGGCCTTCCATATCATCTGCAGCGGGGAGCGTAAGTGCTCATAGTGCTATTTTGATGGAACAGAAATCAGGGAGAGTGTTATATGCTAAAAATGCAGATCAAGTTAGCCGAATTGCTAGCATCACAAAAATTATGACAGCAATACTGGCGATTGAATCTGGCAAAATAAATAAAACAGTTACCGTTAGCCACAACGCAGTTGGCGTTGAAGGTTCTTCTGTATATTTAGTTGAAGGTGAAAAAATAAAATTAAAAGATTTAGTATATGGCTTGATGCTTCGTTCAGGTAATGATGCTGCTGTAGCTATTGCAGAAGCCGTTGGAGGAAGCGAAGACGGATTTGTTTATTTGATGAATAAAAAAGCAGAAGAAATTGGCATGACAAATACAACATTTCAAAATCCGCATGGATTAGACGATCATGAAAATCATCGCTCAACAGCGCACGATATGGCTCTGCTAATGCGCTATGCAATGAATAATAAAATTTTTAAAGAGATTTCAGGAACAAAAGTCTATCGAATGAAGCACCCTGAGGAGAAATGGGATCGAGTGTGGAAAAACAAAAATAAACTGCTGACAACACTATATGCATATTGTACTGGTGGGAAAACAGGATATACAAAATTAGCAAAACGAACGCTTGTGACAACTGCTACAAAAGATGGAATGGATTTAATCGCCGTAACGATTAATGCTCCAGATGATTGGAACGATCACATTTCCATGTATGAAAATGCATTTGATAAATATGATATGACCAGTTTAGCTGCCAAAGGTGAATTGACAGATATAAAGGATTCTTTTTATAAAGATCAGTTGTATATTAAACGAAATGTCGTTTATCCGCTCACAAAGAAAGAACAGAGCTCTGTAGAAGTGAAAACAACGTTAATTCAGCCTAAAAAGCAGTGGAAAGAAACAGGGAAAGTTCCAAACGTCGTAGGAAAGCTCGATATTTATAGAAGTGGAGAGACGATTGACAGTGTTCCTATTTATTTCGAAAAGCATGCCGAGCAACAAGAAGGTTTCTTTGATAGAGTGAAGCGATTAATGTTTATTCAGTCTGGAGCAAAAACAGATGGTTAA
- the scpB gene encoding SMC-Scp complex subunit ScpB, with the protein MTTNNLQAIIESLLFVSGDEGLSISRLAEIIEKPHEEIQGALEGLEQECKFRGVTLVEIGGAYQLVTKKEYAPYIEKLVEAPANQSLSQAALETLAIVAYKQPITRAEIEEIRGVKTERPLQTLIGKVLLKEVGRAEGAGRAILYGTTKEFLGYFGLKSIEELPPLPEDLLQEGTDQEADLFFQSFQEMK; encoded by the coding sequence ATGACAACGAATAATCTACAGGCTATTATTGAGAGCTTACTTTTTGTTTCTGGTGATGAAGGTCTATCGATTAGTCGGTTAGCTGAGATTATAGAAAAGCCTCATGAAGAAATTCAAGGTGCTTTGGAGGGCTTAGAACAAGAGTGTAAGTTCAGAGGAGTTACACTTGTTGAAATAGGAGGGGCCTACCAGCTTGTCACAAAAAAAGAGTATGCACCATATATTGAGAAGCTCGTAGAAGCTCCGGCTAATCAATCATTATCACAAGCAGCGCTTGAAACATTAGCTATTGTAGCGTATAAGCAGCCCATTACAAGAGCTGAAATCGAAGAGATTCGCGGAGTGAAAACGGAAAGACCTCTTCAAACTTTAATTGGAAAGGTTCTATTAAAAGAAGTGGGACGAGCGGAAGGCGCAGGGCGGGCCATCCTATACGGAACCACAAAAGAATTTCTAGGCTATTTTGGCCTTAAAAGTATCGAAGAGCTGCCGCCGCTTCCAGAAGATTTATTACAAGAAGGAACCGATCAAGAAGCAGATTTGTTTTTTCAATCGTTTCAAGAAATGAAGTAA
- a CDS encoding segregation/condensation protein A, with protein sequence MEYSVKVDAFEGPLDLLLHLINRFEIDIYDIPVATITEQYMMFIHTMNELQLDVASEYLVMAATLLQIKSKMLLPTYEEDMDEIEMVDEEDPREELMQRLIEYRKFKEAAVELQKLEEDQSHVYTKPPSNVQINAEERTQPQDEGLDISLYDMLSAFQKLMKRKQNKKPMQTKIARQDIPIDKRMSEIVNELKAFKGKKSFYQLFPYQERDHIVVTFLAVLELMKENEIVVEQQHNLDELYVSYRERNEEE encoded by the coding sequence GTGGAGTATAGTGTAAAAGTAGATGCGTTTGAAGGACCTTTAGATCTTCTTCTGCATTTGATTAATCGATTTGAAATTGATATTTACGATATCCCAGTAGCGACAATTACTGAGCAATATATGATGTTTATACATACAATGAATGAGCTTCAGCTAGACGTTGCCAGTGAGTATCTAGTCATGGCAGCAACTTTGCTTCAAATTAAAAGTAAAATGCTTCTGCCTACGTATGAAGAAGATATGGATGAGATTGAAATGGTTGATGAAGAAGATCCGCGTGAAGAATTGATGCAGCGCTTAATTGAATATCGAAAGTTTAAAGAAGCTGCAGTAGAGCTTCAAAAGCTGGAAGAAGACCAAAGTCATGTGTATACAAAACCTCCAAGTAATGTGCAAATAAATGCAGAAGAACGTACGCAGCCTCAGGATGAAGGGTTGGATATATCGCTGTACGATATGCTAAGTGCTTTTCAAAAGTTGATGAAACGAAAGCAAAACAAAAAGCCTATGCAGACGAAAATAGCAAGACAAGATATTCCAATTGACAAGCGCATGAGTGAGATTGTTAATGAATTAAAAGCCTTTAAAGGGAAAAAAAGTTTTTATCAGCTGTTTCCTTATCAAGAGCGTGATCATATTGTTGTAACGTTTTTAGCTGTGCTGGAACTAATGAAAGAAAATGAAATCGTTGTAGAGCAGCAGCACAATCTAGACGAGCTTTATGTATCGTATCGAGAAAGGAATGAAGAGGAATGA
- a CDS encoding YjcZ family sporulation protein, with protein MGEKSCGYGSGFALIVVLFILLIIVGCSCLRF; from the coding sequence ATGGGTGAAAAATCTTGTGGATACGGTAGCGGTTTCGCTTTAATTGTTGTACTGTTTATTTTATTAATTATTGTTGGTTGTTCTTGCTTACGCTTCTAA
- a CDS encoding DUF309 domain-containing protein: MYSQAYIDYLVHFHGDRDYFECHELLEEHWKKDERGHRSIIWVGLIQIAVSLYHHRRQNFAGAKRTMQKALAILTKEEENIAQLGLNYPSLLKLLRKQLALIDTYQPYKSINLPIEDPALLRACKQRSTDKQLVWLSASNLQNDAIVHRHSTRDRSDVIAERQANLLAKQNNR; the protein is encoded by the coding sequence TTGTATTCACAAGCCTATATTGATTATTTAGTTCATTTTCATGGCGACCGGGATTACTTTGAATGTCATGAACTGCTAGAAGAACACTGGAAAAAAGACGAAAGAGGACACCGCAGTATTATTTGGGTTGGCCTTATTCAAATTGCTGTTTCACTCTATCATCATCGACGCCAAAATTTCGCCGGAGCCAAAAGAACGATGCAAAAGGCGCTGGCAATTTTAACGAAAGAAGAAGAAAATATTGCACAGCTTGGACTTAATTATCCTTCACTGCTTAAACTTCTTCGCAAACAATTAGCTTTAATCGATACCTATCAGCCATATAAAAGTATTAACTTGCCCATTGAAGATCCCGCATTGTTACGAGCTTGCAAACAAAGAAGCACTGACAAACAGCTTGTCTGGTTATCAGCTTCTAATCTGCAAAATGATGCAATTGTTCATCGTCACAGCACGCGAGATCGCTCAGATGTGATTGCGGAAAGACAAGCGAACTTATTGGCAAAACAAAACAACAGGTAG
- a CDS encoding GNAT family N-acetyltransferase, with protein MLIRYKRNYEKIAMGLLSFVPTEKDLKKLQQTMKEYEQNEHWQLYLWKQEEDIIGIVGISMLDKSLIEVQHVSVNPSHRQQGIGKKMIKALKEMYTTAQIKPSEIIAPFYEKCQADE; from the coding sequence ATGCTTATTCGCTATAAACGAAACTATGAAAAAATTGCCATGGGTCTTCTATCGTTTGTACCTACGGAAAAAGATTTAAAAAAACTTCAACAAACGATGAAAGAATATGAGCAAAACGAACATTGGCAGCTGTATCTTTGGAAGCAAGAAGAAGATATTATTGGGATTGTTGGCATTTCCATGCTCGATAAAAGTTTGATTGAGGTTCAACACGTCAGTGTAAACCCTTCACACCGCCAACAGGGCATTGGCAAAAAAATGATTAAAGCTCTTAAAGAAATGTATACGACTGCACAAATTAAGCCGAGTGAAATCATCGCTCCGTTTTATGAAAAGTGTCAGGCGGATGAATAA
- a CDS encoding peptidylprolyl isomerase yields MKKASILMENGEKILIDLFPNEAPGTVENFEKLANEGFYNGVTFHRVIPGFVSQGGDPTGTGAGGPGYSIKCETEGNPHKHEAGSLSMAHAGKDTGGSQFFLVHEPQPHLNGVHTVFGKVTEGLDTVLKMKNGDVMKEVKVWEE; encoded by the coding sequence ATGAAAAAAGCAAGTATTCTAATGGAAAATGGCGAAAAAATTCTAATCGATTTATTTCCGAACGAAGCACCAGGAACAGTAGAAAACTTTGAAAAGTTAGCCAATGAAGGATTCTACAATGGCGTAACGTTCCACCGCGTTATTCCTGGATTTGTTTCTCAAGGAGGCGACCCAACAGGTACAGGTGCTGGCGGCCCTGGTTATTCAATTAAATGTGAAACAGAAGGAAATCCTCACAAACACGAAGCGGGTTCTCTATCAATGGCGCATGCTGGTAAAGACACAGGCGGCAGTCAGTTCTTTCTTGTTCATGAGCCACAGCCTCATTTAAACGGTGTTCACACTGTATTTGGAAAAGTAACAGAAGGACTTGATACAGTGTTAAAAATGAAAAATGGCGACGTAATGAAAGAAGTAAAAGTCTGGGAAGAATAA
- a CDS encoding DUF1002 domain-containing protein — MKLTIKAMVVALGLLLFLTAPLKSFADAAPGDVIITLGQDLTSSQKQQVLNDLDAPSNAQTVTVTNQEEHEYLGDFIPKATIGSRAISSSSITLGSKDSGLSVSTQNINGITDDMYINALMTAGVKDAKIQITAPFEVSGTAALTGIMKAYEVQTDQKIPEEVKKAANEEMVQTSELGEKIGKEKAAQFMATIKEEIAKENPQTKDDLRTLIQRVADDLGIKLTDSELNTLVDFFNRLKDMNIDWNQVKDQLSATKEKVTTFLQSEEGQSFLDKLKQFFVDIIDAIKSLFS; from the coding sequence TTGAAATTAACGATAAAAGCAATGGTGGTGGCATTAGGTCTTCTTCTATTCCTAACCGCACCCTTAAAAAGTTTTGCAGATGCTGCTCCAGGCGATGTTATTATTACATTAGGTCAGGACTTAACCAGCTCTCAGAAGCAACAGGTATTAAATGACCTTGATGCACCAAGCAATGCTCAAACAGTAACCGTGACAAACCAAGAAGAGCATGAATATTTAGGTGACTTTATTCCAAAGGCTACTATTGGATCTCGTGCTATTTCATCTTCTAGTATTACACTTGGCTCAAAAGATTCTGGTTTAAGCGTATCAACTCAAAATATTAATGGTATTACAGACGACATGTATATTAATGCTTTGATGACCGCAGGCGTTAAAGATGCAAAAATCCAGATTACCGCTCCATTTGAAGTATCTGGTACAGCTGCTTTAACAGGTATTATGAAAGCATATGAAGTTCAAACAGATCAAAAAATCCCAGAAGAAGTAAAAAAAGCAGCCAACGAAGAGATGGTCCAAACATCTGAACTTGGTGAAAAAATCGGTAAAGAAAAAGCAGCGCAGTTTATGGCAACGATTAAAGAAGAAATTGCCAAAGAAAATCCTCAAACAAAGGATGATTTACGCACGTTAATTCAGCGAGTGGCTGATGATTTAGGTATTAAATTAACAGATTCAGAGCTTAATACACTTGTTGACTTTTTCAATCGTTTAAAAGATATGAACATCGATTGGAATCAAGTAAAAGACCAACTTTCTGCGACAAAGGAAAAAGTAACAACATTTCTTCAGTCAGAAGAAGGCCAATCATTTCTTGATAAACTAAAGCAATTCTTTGTTGATATTATTGATGCTATTAAATCGTTATTCTCATAA
- the lysA gene encoding diaminopimelate decarboxylase yields MFLHGTSRINKQGHLEIGGVDTVELASNFGTPLYVYDVALIRQRARGFKETFEKHGVKAQVAYASKAFSTIAMVQVVHEEGLSLDVVSGGELYTALAADFPKERIHFHGNNKSRAELEMAIKEDVGCIVVDNFYEIALLQEITEQCQKKMPILLRLTPGIEAHTHDYILTGQEDSKFGFDLQNGQADEAVRLVQNSKGLELLGIHCHIGSQIFETTGFIMATQKLFAKMKEWKQSIEFVPQVLNLGGGFGIRYTEEDQPIPVSQYVEVIIEEVKKQSKQLEVEIPEIWIEPGRSLVGDAGTTLYSIGSRKHVPNVREYVAIDGGMNDNIRPALYQAKYEAVIANRMNDESDELVSIAGKCCESGDMLMWDVHLPKANPDDLLAMFCTGAYGYSMASHYNRLPKPAVVFVEDGEAQLVVKRETYEDIVKNDVKYKVTVKK; encoded by the coding sequence ATGTTTTTACACGGAACAAGTCGCATAAATAAACAGGGTCATCTTGAAATTGGTGGAGTTGATACGGTTGAATTAGCATCAAATTTTGGGACACCCCTTTACGTATATGACGTAGCTTTAATTCGGCAGCGTGCTAGAGGATTTAAAGAAACATTTGAAAAGCATGGGGTAAAAGCACAGGTCGCTTATGCAAGCAAAGCTTTTTCTACAATTGCAATGGTTCAAGTCGTTCATGAAGAAGGTCTTTCGTTAGACGTTGTTTCGGGAGGAGAACTGTATACGGCTTTAGCAGCTGACTTTCCGAAAGAACGTATTCATTTTCATGGAAACAATAAAAGCCGGGCGGAACTAGAAATGGCCATCAAAGAAGATGTAGGATGCATTGTAGTTGATAATTTTTATGAAATTGCATTGCTTCAGGAAATAACGGAACAGTGTCAAAAAAAGATGCCTATTCTTCTCAGATTAACACCTGGAATTGAAGCTCATACCCATGATTATATCTTGACAGGGCAGGAAGACTCTAAGTTTGGGTTTGACCTTCAAAATGGTCAAGCAGACGAAGCTGTGCGTCTTGTGCAAAATAGCAAGGGTCTAGAACTTTTAGGTATTCACTGTCATATAGGATCGCAAATTTTTGAAACAACGGGATTTATTATGGCGACTCAAAAGCTTTTTGCAAAAATGAAAGAGTGGAAACAGAGTATAGAATTTGTTCCGCAAGTATTAAATTTAGGCGGCGGCTTTGGTATTCGTTATACGGAAGAAGATCAGCCTATCCCTGTTTCTCAGTATGTGGAAGTTATTATAGAAGAGGTCAAAAAGCAGTCCAAACAGTTAGAAGTAGAAATTCCTGAAATTTGGATTGAGCCCGGCCGCTCTCTTGTAGGAGATGCTGGAACGACCCTGTATTCAATTGGTTCTCGTAAACATGTACCTAATGTACGTGAATATGTAGCGATTGACGGAGGAATGAACGACAATATCCGTCCTGCGCTGTATCAAGCGAAATATGAAGCGGTCATTGCCAATCGAATGAATGATGAGAGTGATGAGCTCGTATCCATCGCAGGTAAGTGCTGCGAATCGGGGGATATGCTGATGTGGGATGTACACCTTCCAAAAGCAAACCCAGATGATTTATTAGCGATGTTTTGTACAGGCGCTTACGGTTATTCTATGGCAAGCCACTATAACCGTTTGCCAAAACCAGCTGTCGTGTTTGTAGAAGATGGAGAAGCACAGCTAGTGGTAAAACGCGAAACATATGAAGACATTGTAAAAAATGACGTGAAATACAAAGTGACGGTAAAAAAGTAA
- a CDS encoding spore germination protein, whose protein sequence is MGKPAEQKTAIFSKVQKNDQWFKENASMNTSFDVGVRKLLILDREVHVYYVTGLCDSSFIIEITKVLVQINDNEVEKAKLKDIVENRLIHQQVKPLKTLDDGMVSVLSGLLFVLIDGEEVGFEVDVRTYPGRSPEEADTEKVIRGARDGYTENIIINTALTRRRIRDGRFRFEIMKVGERSKLDVAIGYIKGVADPGLVKLIKDELEAIDVDGLPMADKSIEEFLVKQGINPFPMVRYTERPDTAAAHVLEGHVIIITDTSPSVIITPTTLFHHVQHAEEYRQSPSVGTFIRWIRFLGILASLFLLPLWLLFVLEPDLLPAKLQFIGPNEATNIPTVIQIFLADLGVEFLRMAAIHTPTPLATAMGLIAAALIGQIAIDVGLFVPEVILYVAIASIGSFSTPSYELAVANKMLRLFLLIFVAAFHTPGFLIATTAIILYMVRLKSLNTPYLWPFLPFNPQALWQIIIRTPVPGANPRPSIVHPQDKDRQPAKP, encoded by the coding sequence TTGGGTAAGCCAGCAGAGCAGAAAACAGCTATTTTTTCAAAAGTGCAAAAAAACGATCAGTGGTTCAAAGAAAACGCTAGTATGAACACAAGTTTTGATGTGGGCGTGCGTAAACTACTTATTTTGGATCGAGAAGTTCATGTTTACTATGTAACAGGATTATGCGACAGCTCATTTATTATTGAAATTACAAAAGTGCTCGTTCAAATTAATGATAATGAAGTTGAAAAAGCGAAGCTAAAAGATATTGTTGAAAACCGTCTTATTCATCAGCAAGTAAAGCCTTTAAAAACGTTAGATGATGGAATGGTTTCTGTTTTATCAGGACTGTTATTCGTTTTAATTGACGGTGAAGAAGTTGGCTTTGAAGTCGATGTGCGTACGTATCCCGGCAGATCGCCTGAAGAAGCGGATACAGAGAAAGTGATTCGCGGAGCAAGAGATGGATACACTGAAAACATCATTATCAATACAGCGTTAACGAGAAGACGAATCCGTGACGGAAGATTTCGTTTTGAAATTATGAAGGTAGGCGAACGTTCGAAACTGGACGTAGCGATTGGGTACATAAAGGGGGTAGCTGATCCAGGACTGGTTAAACTGATAAAAGATGAACTGGAAGCTATCGATGTAGATGGTTTGCCTATGGCTGACAAATCCATTGAAGAGTTTTTAGTCAAACAAGGAATTAACCCTTTTCCGATGGTACGCTATACAGAACGCCCTGATACAGCAGCAGCCCATGTACTAGAGGGGCATGTCATTATTATTACCGATACGTCACCAAGCGTTATTATTACACCAACTACGCTGTTTCATCACGTGCAGCATGCAGAAGAATACAGGCAGTCTCCTTCTGTAGGTACCTTTATACGCTGGATACGGTTTTTAGGAATTCTTGCGTCTCTTTTCTTATTACCGCTATGGCTGTTATTTGTACTTGAGCCAGATCTGCTGCCGGCAAAATTGCAATTTATTGGGCCAAACGAAGCAACAAATATTCCGACAGTTATCCAGATTTTCTTAGCCGATCTAGGGGTTGAGTTCCTGAGGATGGCCGCCATTCATACGCCGACACCGCTTGCTACTGCTATGGGTTTAATTGCTGCAGCACTCATTGGACAGATTGCCATTGATGTAGGATTGTTTGTTCCGGAAGTTATTCTTTATGTAGCTATTGCGTCCATTGGTTCTTTTTCAACGCCAAGCTATGAGTTAGCAGTGGCAAATAAGATGCTGAGATTGTTTTTATTAATTTTTGTTGCGGCATTTCATACTCCAGGATTCCTTATTGCGACAACGGCTATCATTCTCTACATGGTGCGTCTAAAATCATTGAATACGCCTTATTTGTGGCCGTTTCTGCCATTTAATCCGCAGGCTTTATGGCAGATTATCATTCGCACACCGGTTCCTGGAGCAAATCCGCGACCTAGTATTGTGCATCCGCAGGATAAAGACCGCCAGCCTGCCAAACCTTAA
- a CDS encoding stage V sporulation protein AE has protein sequence MKKRRVIIVTDGDEYARKAIEHVAKSVGGRCISRSYGNPTTLTGSQTVDLILQAPYDPVFVMFDDSGFLEEGPGEIALLHVAKHPQVEVLGVIAVASRTHQSEWTRVDVTIDRFGELSHYGVDKSGIQELEVGRINGDTVYCLDQLDVPLVVGIGDIGKMARMDDIEIGCPITEKAARLILERSGSFG, from the coding sequence ATGAAAAAAAGAAGGGTCATTATTGTAACCGATGGCGATGAATATGCACGTAAAGCAATTGAGCATGTAGCTAAATCGGTTGGTGGCAGATGCATTTCGAGATCATATGGAAACCCTACTACGTTAACAGGTAGTCAAACGGTAGATTTAATCCTTCAAGCACCATATGATCCCGTCTTTGTGATGTTCGACGATAGCGGTTTCTTAGAGGAAGGACCAGGAGAAATTGCTTTGCTGCACGTAGCAAAGCATCCTCAAGTAGAAGTTCTTGGAGTGATCGCCGTTGCATCACGCACCCATCAAAGCGAATGGACAAGAGTGGATGTGACCATCGATCGTTTTGGAGAACTATCGCATTACGGCGTGGATAAAAGCGGAATTCAAGAGTTAGAAGTCGGCCGAATTAATGGAGATACAGTTTACTGCTTGGATCAGCTGGATGTTCCCTTAGTTGTAGGAATAGGGGATATCGGCAAAATGGCTAGGATGGACGATATTGAAATTGGATGTCCGATTACTGAAAAAGCAGCAAGACTTATTTTAGAAAGGAGCGGTTCGTTTGGGTAA
- the spoVAE gene encoding stage V sporulation protein AE, protein MEYVIAFVVGGIICVIGQLLLDLAKLTPAHVMSSFVVAGAILDGFGLYDKLIEFAGAGATVPITSFGHSLLHGAMKQADDHGFIGIGIGIFELTSAGISAAILFAFIIALIFKPKG, encoded by the coding sequence ATGGAGTATGTAATAGCTTTTGTTGTAGGAGGAATCATTTGCGTTATTGGGCAGCTGCTGCTTGATCTTGCTAAGCTTACTCCAGCGCACGTTATGAGTTCGTTTGTAGTTGCAGGAGCGATTTTAGATGGATTTGGTCTTTATGATAAGTTAATTGAATTTGCTGGCGCCGGAGCGACGGTTCCAATTACAAGCTTTGGTCATTCTTTGCTGCACGGAGCGATGAAGCAAGCGGATGACCATGGATTTATTGGGATTGGGATTGGTATTTTTGAACTTACCTCGGCTGGAATTTCAGCAGCTATTTTATTTGCTTTTATTATCGCGTTAATCTTTAAACCGAAAGGATAA
- the spoVAD gene encoding stage V sporulation protein AD, translating into MRKTGKQTWVYENPIYINATGTAVGPKEADGPLGETFDITHKDLHCEEDNWELAERRLMTESIDSCLQKINLSYEDVDLFLAGDLLNQNVTANFVARHNQIPFLCMFGACSTSMETLATGAALVDAGFANRVIASASSHNATAERQFRNPTEYGGQKPDTATATITGAGAALVSKEKGIVRLTSATIGRVMDYGIKNANDMGSAMAPAAADTIQRHLEDLNVSPSEYDLILTGDLSGVGSPILKQLLKDEGYDISTNHNDCGLMVYRPDQNVFAGGSGCGCSAIVTYGHILNELKSGNLKKVFMVATGALLSPTMIQQKESIPTIAHGVVLEHIGEG; encoded by the coding sequence ATGAGAAAAACTGGAAAGCAAACGTGGGTTTATGAAAATCCTATTTACATTAATGCTACAGGAACAGCAGTAGGACCAAAAGAAGCAGATGGACCGTTAGGAGAAACATTTGATATTACACATAAAGATTTGCACTGTGAAGAAGACAACTGGGAGTTAGCTGAAAGAAGACTGATGACGGAGTCCATTGATTCCTGCTTACAAAAAATAAATTTATCATATGAAGACGTTGATTTGTTTTTGGCTGGAGATTTATTAAATCAAAACGTAACAGCTAATTTTGTAGCTCGGCATAATCAAATTCCATTTCTATGTATGTTTGGCGCTTGCTCCACATCAATGGAAACATTGGCAACAGGAGCAGCTCTTGTGGATGCGGGATTTGCTAATCGTGTTATTGCATCAGCGAGCAGTCATAATGCAACGGCTGAGCGCCAATTTCGAAATCCTACCGAGTACGGAGGACAAAAACCAGATACAGCAACGGCAACCATTACGGGAGCAGGGGCAGCGCTTGTCTCGAAGGAAAAAGGTATTGTGCGTCTGACGTCTGCAACGATTGGTCGGGTGATGGATTATGGTATTAAAAACGCAAACGATATGGGTTCCGCTATGGCACCAGCTGCTGCAGATACCATTCAAAGGCATTTGGAAGACTTAAACGTCTCTCCAAGCGAGTATGATCTTATTTTAACAGGAGATTTATCTGGTGTAGGAAGTCCGATCTTAAAACAGCTGCTCAAGGACGAAGGCTACGATATATCAACCAACCATAATGATTGCGGATTAATGGTATATCGCCCTGACCAAAATGTATTTGCAGGAGGAAGCGGCTGCGGCTGCTCGGCTATTGTCACGTATGGTCATATTTTAAATGAATTAAAATCCGGAAACTTAAAGAAAGTGTTTATGGTGGCAACAGGAGCTCTTTTAAGTCCAACGATGATTCAGCAAAAAGAGTCAATTCCAACAATTGCTCATGGCGTCGTCTTAGAACATATTGGGGAGGGATGA
- the spoVAC gene encoding stage V sporulation protein AC has product MANNQKLKDNYQESIKPFQPKPSYLANCLKAFLVGGIICTLGQAIQNFYIAFFDFNEKNAGNPTVATLILISALLTGFGIYDRIGQFAGAGSAVPVTGFANSMTSAALEHRSEGIVLGVATNMFKLAGNVIVFGTVSAYVVGIIRYLFKTYLL; this is encoded by the coding sequence ATGGCAAATAATCAAAAATTAAAAGATAACTATCAAGAAAGCATTAAACCATTTCAGCCTAAGCCTTCATATTTGGCAAATTGCCTAAAAGCCTTTTTGGTAGGGGGAATCATTTGTACATTAGGACAGGCAATTCAAAATTTCTATATTGCATTTTTTGACTTTAATGAAAAAAATGCAGGTAATCCTACCGTTGCAACCCTTATTTTAATATCTGCGCTCTTAACCGGATTTGGGATATACGATCGTATTGGTCAATTCGCAGGTGCAGGTTCAGCCGTTCCTGTTACGGGTTTTGCCAATTCCATGACGAGTGCAGCGCTTGAACATCGAAGTGAAGGAATTGTTCTCGGAGTTGCGACGAACATGTTCAAGCTGGCTGGAAACGTAATTGTATTTGGAACGGTTTCAGCTTACGTTGTAGGAATCATTCGCTACCTTTTTAAAACTTATTTGCTATGA
- a CDS encoding stage V sporulation protein AB yields MIINIVMTIVIGLAGGLAAGAGFVAFLTVLGIIPRLMQLTKTMKYIQAYEWGVVGGAVTGGWCSLHQYTWQFPAVLIMIIGLTSGIFIGMLAAALTEVLNVLPTLTKRIGMEGKLILLLMAIVLGKVCGSLFHWIYFVNQ; encoded by the coding sequence ATGATCATTAACATTGTGATGACCATTGTAATTGGACTTGCGGGAGGACTGGCTGCAGGTGCTGGGTTTGTAGCATTTTTAACGGTGCTGGGCATTATTCCGCGTTTGATGCAGCTGACCAAAACCATGAAATATATTCAAGCATATGAATGGGGAGTCGTGGGTGGTGCTGTTACAGGCGGGTGGTGCAGTCTTCATCAATACACGTGGCAGTTTCCTGCGGTGCTTATTATGATCATAGGTTTAACGAGCGGTATTTTTATCGGAATGCTGGCAGCAGCGTTAACAGAAGTGCTTAATGTATTGCCGACGTTAACGAAGCGAATAGGAATGGAAGGCAAGCTTATTTTATTGTTAATGGCCATTGTACTAGGCAAAGTATGCGGATCATTATTTCATTGGATTTATTTTGTTAATCAATAA